In Aneurinibacillus sp. REN35, a genomic segment contains:
- a CDS encoding histidine phosphatase family protein: MIRLIWIRHGETEENRARRYLGHYDAPLTAFGREQAASAALLLQHETIHSIYTSDLIRCRETAAIVARPHDVEPRVVPELRELDFGAWDRKTYEEIMLTHKTLAERWYNNPHDVAPPNGESLRDLRNRLGVWLDALVGRMKPGETAVLVTHGGPIRWFLATYVAEDPQAFWSVTGPGTGSVIVTNKGRQKWMASSL, encoded by the coding sequence TTGATAAGGCTGATATGGATTCGGCATGGAGAAACAGAAGAGAACCGAGCGCGGCGTTATCTTGGTCACTATGATGCGCCTCTTACCGCCTTTGGACGGGAGCAGGCAGCTTCGGCGGCCCTGCTCCTTCAGCATGAAACAATTCACTCTATATATACGAGCGATCTTATCCGATGCCGTGAGACGGCTGCCATTGTAGCTCGTCCGCATGACGTCGAGCCGCGTGTCGTTCCTGAGCTACGCGAGCTTGACTTCGGGGCGTGGGATCGAAAGACGTATGAAGAAATCATGCTGACGCATAAAACGTTAGCTGAAAGATGGTATAATAATCCTCATGATGTTGCTCCACCGAACGGGGAAAGCTTGCGAGATCTTAGGAATAGGCTGGGCGTGTGGCTGGATGCGCTGGTTGGGCGGATGAAGCCCGGTGAGACAGCCGTACTGGTGACGCATGGCGGTCCCATTCGTTGGTTTCTTGCCACATATGTTGCAGAAGACCCGCAGGCGTTCTGGTCGGTTACAGGACCTGGTACCGG
- the cobS gene encoding adenosylcobinamide-GDP ribazoletransferase, which yields MSAFFHAVAFLTRFPVPRLSHEAADWRRSVAFYPIVGLLLGIVLYGAAWLFGWLFPAPVAAVLTLVFWVYSTGGLHLDGWMDLADGLGSWRDREKIFAIMKDSRVGAMGVTAAILLFMVKVAALYEITSGHMELWMLLPPLLARTALLAAIWFWPYITEKGLGTGLREGLAFWNVWLSFFLASGFAFVLYGIAGVFVVCGTALICWIFLRSVAKRLGGLSGDCYGALVEWAEAAALVFIMAGGKLL from the coding sequence ATGAGTGCTTTTTTTCATGCGGTCGCCTTTCTTACTCGTTTTCCGGTTCCGCGCCTCAGTCATGAGGCGGCAGATTGGCGGCGTAGTGTAGCGTTCTATCCGATTGTCGGACTGCTGTTAGGGATTGTGCTGTATGGAGCTGCTTGGTTATTCGGCTGGCTGTTTCCAGCTCCGGTAGCGGCTGTGCTTACGCTGGTCTTCTGGGTGTATAGCACGGGTGGGCTGCATCTGGACGGATGGATGGATTTAGCGGATGGACTTGGAAGCTGGCGGGATCGGGAGAAAATTTTTGCGATTATGAAGGACAGCCGGGTAGGCGCGATGGGCGTTACCGCGGCCATTCTTTTATTTATGGTGAAAGTTGCGGCCTTATACGAAATCACTTCCGGGCATATGGAGCTGTGGATGCTGCTTCCGCCGCTTCTTGCAAGGACAGCTCTGCTTGCGGCAATTTGGTTCTGGCCCTATATTACGGAAAAGGGACTTGGGACCGGACTGCGAGAGGGGCTTGCTTTCTGGAATGTATGGCTTTCCTTTTTCCTTGCGAGCGGGTTCGCATTCGTTTTGTACGGCATCGCAGGGGTATTTGTTGTATGCGGCACCGCACTCATCTGCTGGATATTCCTTCGTTCCGTAGCGAAGCGGCTGGGTGGCTTGAGTGGCGATTGTTACGGAGCACTGGTTGAATGGGCTGAAGCTGCTGCGCTTGTATTCATTATGGCGGGAGGGAAGCTGCTTTGA
- the cobU gene encoding bifunctional adenosylcobinamide kinase/adenosylcobinamide-phosphate guanylyltransferase: MSIVLITGGVRSGKSAFAEQLAKERSASVLYVATGVCTDEEMEARIVLHRKRRPASWGISETPYDAADGVAAYHAYDAVLFDCVSTWISNLLIAVPEERLRNEKETKRINEEVERWLALAKQYEGTLIVVTSETGLGGVAMSRLGRWFQDVLGSVNQRIAAEADDVYAVLSGIPWQIKGAGI; this comes from the coding sequence GTGAGTATTGTATTAATTACAGGCGGTGTGCGTTCCGGCAAAAGTGCATTTGCAGAACAGTTAGCCAAAGAACGGAGTGCTTCCGTATTATATGTAGCGACCGGCGTATGCACGGACGAGGAGATGGAGGCGCGTATTGTCCTTCATCGAAAACGGCGGCCTGCTTCATGGGGGATCAGCGAGACGCCATACGATGCCGCCGATGGTGTGGCGGCGTATCATGCGTATGATGCGGTGCTTTTTGATTGTGTATCAACATGGATTAGCAATCTGCTGATTGCTGTGCCTGAAGAAAGGCTTCGGAATGAGAAAGAGACGAAACGAATTAACGAAGAGGTAGAGCGATGGCTTGCCTTGGCAAAGCAATATGAAGGTACGCTTATTGTCGTTACTAGCGAGACCGGACTTGGCGGAGTTGCGATGTCTCGTCTCGGACGTTGGTTTCAGGATGTGCTTGGCAGTGTGAACCAGCGAATTGCAGCAGAGGCGGATGACGTATATGCCGTACTGTCAGGCATTCCGTGGCAGATTAAAGGGGCGGGCATATGA
- the cobD gene encoding threonine-phosphate decarboxylase CobD — protein sequence MGEMEKFGHGGDMLTASALFGIAPDRLLDFSANINPLGPPPQALAAIEDEMRRIVHYPDPAHRGLISALSNKYNTEEETILIGNGAAECMALALQALAPRKVGVIYPSFVEYVQLSRQYGAEVIGCTGDADNGFLPSVDELERLLDQVDALFIGHPNNPTGLLYDLESMRRLAVRAAEKKAYLIIDEAFIDFLPPDRQPTLLPEIIQYPQVILLRSMTKFYAIPGLRLGFAVAHPDLIARMKEKQIPWSVNRLALAAGEACCLVDAYEADTRRLIAEERQYLRSRLSVDLRVTVWPGQANFLLVRLPSIWTARELQQALGRKGIMIRNCDMYPGLTSQDIRVAVRSRMENDRLLAALNDVMKEEREKL from the coding sequence ATGGGGGAAATGGAGAAGTTCGGACACGGTGGAGATATGCTGACCGCATCTGCGCTGTTCGGCATCGCACCGGATCGCCTCCTTGATTTCAGTGCGAATATTAATCCGCTCGGCCCCCCACCGCAGGCTTTAGCTGCGATAGAAGATGAGATGCGTCGGATCGTCCATTACCCGGACCCGGCGCATCGTGGGTTAATCAGTGCGCTTTCGAATAAATATAATACAGAGGAGGAGACGATTCTTATTGGTAATGGAGCAGCGGAATGCATGGCTCTTGCTTTGCAGGCGCTCGCTCCCCGCAAGGTAGGAGTCATCTATCCTTCTTTTGTTGAGTATGTACAGCTCTCGCGACAATATGGAGCAGAAGTGATCGGATGCACTGGGGATGCGGACAATGGCTTTTTGCCTTCTGTCGATGAACTTGAGAGGCTGCTTGATCAAGTGGATGCATTGTTCATCGGGCATCCGAATAACCCGACCGGCTTATTATATGATCTGGAGTCGATGCGTCGTTTGGCTGTGCGGGCAGCGGAGAAGAAGGCTTATCTTATTATAGATGAAGCCTTTATCGACTTTTTACCCCCGGATCGCCAACCTACGCTATTACCTGAAATCATACAGTATCCACAGGTGATTCTTTTGCGCTCCATGACAAAATTCTATGCCATTCCCGGCTTGCGTCTCGGTTTTGCAGTCGCCCATCCTGATTTGATTGCGCGTATGAAAGAAAAACAAATACCTTGGAGTGTCAATCGTCTCGCGCTGGCAGCCGGGGAGGCATGCTGCCTAGTAGATGCATATGAAGCGGACACACGCAGGTTGATTGCGGAGGAGCGGCAGTATTTGCGCTCCAGATTGTCTGTAGACTTACGTGTTACTGTCTGGCCGGGACAGGCGAATTTCCTGCTGGTGCGCCTTCCTTCGATCTGGACGGCAAGGGAGTTGCAACAAGCGCTTGGACGAAAGGGAATCATGATTCGCAACTGTGATATGTATCCGGGCCTAACATCACAGGACATACGGGTAGCAGTCCGTTCGCGTATGGAGAATGATCGCCTGCTTGCGGCGCTTAACGATGTGATGAAAGAGGAGAGAGAGAAACTGTGA
- the cobO gene encoding cob(I)yrinic acid a,c-diamide adenosyltransferase: MSKPDKQRGLMLVYTGDGKGKTTAALGLAVRAVGRGKRVLMIQFIKSPERTYGEKITFDKIGIEMHQKGSGFTWLKTPEEHRAALKDAWAFTKEKVMSGAYDVVILDELNNALAITTFPIDDVLPIEEVMGLIDNRPYGMHLVITGRSARQEIIDRADLVTEMQPVKHYYEEGIPAVLGVEF; this comes from the coding sequence ATGAGTAAACCAGATAAACAACGCGGGCTTATGCTCGTCTATACAGGTGATGGGAAAGGAAAGACAACAGCGGCACTGGGGCTTGCAGTACGAGCTGTAGGCCGTGGAAAACGCGTTCTTATGATTCAATTTATTAAATCACCGGAACGCACATATGGCGAGAAAATTACATTTGATAAAATCGGAATTGAAATGCATCAGAAAGGCAGCGGCTTTACATGGTTAAAAACACCAGAGGAACATCGGGCGGCGCTAAAGGATGCTTGGGCTTTTACAAAGGAAAAAGTCATGAGTGGTGCGTATGATGTCGTCATATTAGATGAATTGAACAATGCGCTTGCCATTACTACATTCCCCATTGATGATGTGCTGCCGATTGAGGAAGTAATGGGGCTGATCGATAACCGCCCGTACGGCATGCATTTGGTAATCACCGGACGGAGCGCGCGCCAGGAAATCATTGACCGAGCGGACCTTGTCACGGAGATGCAGCCAGTAAAGCATTATTATGAAGAAGGGATTCCAGCTGTGCTGGGTGTTGAGTTCTGA
- the bluB gene encoding 5,6-dimethylbenzimidazole synthase has translation MFTEEERQAVYKVIETRRDVRSFLPDPLPNDAVQRILEAGHHGPSVGFMQPWNFILITSNEVKERLAWASEKERKALAIHYEEERADQFLRLKVQGIQEAPLTICVTCDPSRGGSHVLGRNSIPETDIMSTACAIQNMWLASCAEGIAMGWVSFYKKNDVRDILALPPHIDPVALLSFGYTDHYPAAPILETEKWERRRVLDTLIYHDKWGERYE, from the coding sequence ATGTTTACTGAAGAGGAAAGACAGGCAGTATACAAGGTGATTGAGACGAGACGCGATGTCCGTTCATTCCTTCCAGACCCACTGCCCAATGATGCGGTACAGCGCATTCTAGAGGCCGGACATCACGGACCGTCTGTTGGCTTTATGCAGCCGTGGAACTTCATACTTATTACGTCGAATGAGGTGAAGGAGAGGCTCGCATGGGCATCGGAGAAAGAGAGAAAGGCGCTTGCTATTCATTATGAAGAAGAGCGGGCGGATCAGTTTCTTCGCTTGAAAGTGCAGGGAATTCAAGAAGCGCCGCTTACAATATGCGTGACATGTGATCCTTCACGCGGCGGCTCCCATGTCTTAGGGCGCAACTCCATTCCGGAGACGGATATCATGTCGACGGCCTGTGCCATTCAGAATATGTGGCTAGCCTCCTGTGCGGAAGGTATTGCAATGGGGTGGGTTAGTTTCTATAAGAAAAACGATGTGCGCGACATTCTTGCCCTGCCGCCTCATATTGATCCGGTGGCGCTGCTGTCGTTTGGCTATACGGATCATTATCCGGCGGCTCCCATTCTTGAGACAGAAAAATGGGAGAGGCGCCGCGTGCTTGATACGTTAATCTATCATGATAAATGGGGGGAGCGCTATGAGTAA
- a CDS encoding precorrin-2 dehydrogenase/sirohydrochlorin ferrochelatase family protein, whose protein sequence is MSSHSYPVMLQVNGMRAVIVGGGQVAERKTLVLLEAGASVLIVSPKLTDRLHAWVEEGRVSWRAKLFDPQDLQNAFLIFAATNQSDVNLRVYEAMKPGQLITIADRPDISSFSNPAHVRRGKLLLTVSTDGASPGLSRKIACELADTYDEAYEMYVEFLSEARQIIQQHTQSLAQRRRMLKALLADDFLRDAREGRADQLWERFQRIMEEEGCDPS, encoded by the coding sequence ATGAGTAGTCATTCGTATCCTGTTATGCTGCAGGTAAACGGTATGCGAGCTGTGATTGTTGGCGGAGGTCAAGTTGCCGAACGAAAGACGCTCGTTTTGCTCGAAGCGGGCGCATCGGTTTTGATTGTTAGTCCAAAGCTCACCGATCGCCTTCATGCATGGGTGGAAGAAGGACGGGTGAGCTGGCGTGCAAAACTCTTTGATCCACAGGATCTGCAGAATGCTTTTCTGATTTTTGCCGCCACAAATCAGTCCGATGTAAACCTACGGGTCTATGAAGCGATGAAGCCAGGGCAATTGATTACGATAGCAGATCGTCCGGATATAAGTTCGTTTTCTAACCCGGCACATGTGCGGCGGGGTAAGCTGCTGCTGACTGTATCTACGGATGGTGCAAGCCCGGGATTATCTCGTAAGATTGCTTGTGAGCTGGCAGATACATATGATGAAGCATATGAGATGTATGTCGAGTTTCTTAGCGAAGCGCGTCAGATCATACAGCAGCACACCCAATCCCTAGCACAGCGTCGGCGCATGCTCAAGGCGTTGCTTGCCGATGATTTTCTGCGCGATGCTAGAGAGGGGCGGGCAGATCAACTATGGGAACGTTTCCAGAGAATCATGGAGGAAGAAGGCTGCGATCCCTCATAG
- a CDS encoding cobyric acid synthase: MKAIMLQGTSSDVGKSVLCTALCRILYEDGWKVAPFKSQNMALNSYITRDGKEIGRAQGVQAEACRVEATADMNPILLKPKQDMIAEVIVRGEHYADMGAGAYRNEYVPTALPILRASLDRLAEEYEVLVMEGAGSPAEINLKDRDIANMKAAELADAPVLLIADIDRGGVFASLVGTLALLDEQERARVKGFIINKFRGKFSLLKPGLDWLEEHTGIPVLGVIPYADTGIDAEDSLALSTLRLKKQDEVEGALSIAIIRLPRISNFTDVDPLYDEPGVKIRLIASAAEWNHPDMIVLPGTKNTTDDLQWLKQTGLAELIVEAVRNGAHIVGICGGYQMLGRELHDPNGIESTHFYSEGLGLLPIQTTFSAGKRTLRVAGRVCATSFASEEEVSGYEIHLGKTMREAGSRPLFSLGDGHTDGTITEDERVWGTYLHGIFHNRMFTRAWLNHIRKRMGRPLVEGSVQTEAERREESYIALAELVRAHLDMRKLYDIMELSLPVK, encoded by the coding sequence ATGAAGGCGATTATGCTGCAGGGTACATCATCAGATGTAGGCAAGAGCGTGTTATGTACCGCGCTCTGCCGCATTTTATATGAAGACGGATGGAAGGTTGCTCCGTTTAAATCGCAGAATATGGCATTAAACTCGTATATTACAAGAGATGGAAAAGAAATTGGCCGAGCCCAGGGGGTTCAGGCTGAGGCATGCCGGGTGGAAGCAACAGCAGATATGAATCCGATCCTGCTTAAGCCAAAGCAGGATATGATTGCGGAAGTGATTGTGCGCGGGGAGCATTATGCCGATATGGGCGCTGGCGCATATAGAAATGAATATGTTCCGACGGCGCTACCGATTCTGCGGGCGTCACTAGATCGCTTGGCCGAGGAGTATGAAGTACTCGTGATGGAAGGGGCGGGAAGCCCGGCGGAGATTAATCTAAAGGATCGTGATATTGCCAATATGAAGGCGGCCGAGTTGGCGGATGCGCCTGTACTTTTGATCGCAGACATTGATCGCGGCGGCGTGTTTGCCTCGCTTGTCGGAACGCTTGCGCTGCTCGATGAACAGGAGCGAGCACGAGTGAAAGGATTTATTATCAATAAATTTCGCGGAAAATTCTCTCTATTGAAGCCGGGGCTTGATTGGTTGGAAGAGCATACAGGAATCCCGGTACTTGGTGTGATTCCGTATGCGGACACCGGAATTGATGCCGAAGATTCGCTGGCATTATCCACCCTTCGACTGAAGAAGCAGGACGAAGTGGAAGGGGCGCTTAGTATCGCAATCATTCGCTTGCCACGCATCTCCAACTTTACAGATGTCGATCCGTTGTATGATGAACCTGGAGTAAAGATTCGCTTAATTGCATCCGCAGCAGAGTGGAATCATCCGGATATGATCGTATTGCCCGGCACCAAAAATACGACAGATGATCTGCAGTGGCTTAAGCAAACGGGTCTGGCCGAATTGATTGTGGAAGCTGTACGGAATGGAGCACACATTGTTGGGATTTGTGGCGGCTATCAAATGCTGGGCAGGGAGCTGCATGATCCGAATGGAATCGAGTCGACGCACTTCTACAGTGAAGGATTGGGCCTGCTTCCTATTCAGACAACGTTTTCTGCGGGTAAGCGTACGCTGCGTGTAGCAGGGCGTGTATGTGCCACCTCGTTTGCAAGCGAGGAGGAGGTGAGTGGATATGAGATTCATCTCGGCAAAACCATGCGGGAGGCGGGGAGTAGACCGCTATTTTCACTTGGGGATGGGCATACGGACGGCACGATTACCGAAGATGAGCGGGTATGGGGTACGTATCTGCACGGAATATTCCATAACCGTATGTTCACCCGTGCGTGGCTCAATCATATTCGAAAGCGCATGGGCCGCCCGCTTGTAGAGGGAAGTGTTCAGACTGAAGCAGAGCGGCGGGAAGAGAGCTATATAGCATTGGCGGAGCTTGTGCGGGCACATCTCGATATGCGCAAGCTGTATGATATTATGGAACTGTCTCTTCCTGTAAAGTAA
- a CDS encoding MDR family MFS transporter yields the protein MKTNRKNVTIAMLVATFLAAIEVTIVSTAMPRIVSDLGGLELISWVFAIYLLTTSVTTPIYGKLADLFGRKIIFTVGTVVFLLGSALCGLAQSMEALIFYRAIQGIGAGAVLPVTFTIIGDIYSFEERAKIQGWFSSVWGISGIVGPLVGGFFVDVLSWHWIFFVNVPFGLIAIVMLWLSLDESFEKKKQHIDYAGAAVFTIGVTALLYAFLTGGQEYAWGSPVILGLFAIAAVFLVLFIWIEKKSPEPMLPLEIFTIREISVSNLVSFIVSAVLIAITAYLPMWIQGVYGAGATSSGLALTPMSIGWLLGAIMSGRLMVRILVRNTALIGLAVIALASLGLALIGMDTPHFVIVVIMFVAGLGFGLSMTVFTVTVQSAVDWKLRGAATASNSFVRTLGQTIGIAAFGTLFNAVIVRYMQREGIKAGEGDMNQLLNPEAAAHLSAELLASMREGLAYALHNVFLVMVVVAALSFAAGFFMPRRNPNSATARPQ from the coding sequence ATCGTCAGTACGGCTATGCCCCGAATTGTTAGCGATTTAGGGGGATTAGAGCTGATTAGCTGGGTGTTTGCCATCTATTTGCTGACAACATCTGTTACCACTCCGATCTATGGAAAGCTTGCCGATTTATTCGGCCGCAAGATTATTTTTACTGTGGGAACGGTCGTTTTCCTGCTCGGATCGGCTTTGTGTGGCTTGGCACAGTCCATGGAGGCGCTTATTTTCTATCGGGCGATTCAGGGGATTGGTGCCGGCGCGGTACTTCCGGTAACGTTTACGATCATCGGTGATATTTATTCGTTTGAAGAGCGTGCGAAGATTCAGGGCTGGTTCAGCTCCGTCTGGGGTATTTCGGGCATAGTTGGACCCCTGGTCGGCGGTTTTTTTGTTGATGTTCTTTCGTGGCACTGGATCTTCTTTGTGAATGTGCCGTTTGGGCTGATTGCCATCGTTATGCTATGGCTGTCTCTTGATGAGTCGTTTGAGAAGAAGAAACAGCATATTGATTATGCAGGTGCAGCTGTATTTACTATAGGAGTGACGGCACTGCTGTATGCTTTTTTGACCGGAGGACAGGAGTATGCGTGGGGCTCGCCAGTGATTCTCGGGCTGTTCGCCATTGCGGCGGTCTTTTTGGTTCTCTTTATCTGGATTGAGAAGAAGTCTCCTGAACCGATGCTTCCGCTTGAGATTTTTACGATTCGTGAAATATCTGTATCCAATCTTGTTTCCTTCATTGTTAGCGCGGTATTGATTGCGATTACCGCTTATCTTCCGATGTGGATTCAAGGTGTATACGGAGCGGGAGCGACCAGCTCCGGGTTAGCGCTAACGCCGATGTCGATCGGTTGGCTGCTCGGCGCCATTATGAGCGGAAGGCTCATGGTTCGTATCCTAGTACGCAATACAGCGCTGATCGGGCTTGCGGTCATTGCGCTTGCGTCACTAGGGCTTGCGTTGATTGGGATGGATACACCGCATTTTGTGATCGTAGTGATTATGTTTGTTGCAGGTCTTGGGTTCGGTCTTTCGATGACGGTATTTACCGTTACCGTACAATCCGCGGTGGATTGGAAACTACGCGGAGCAGCAACGGCCTCCAATTCATTCGTTCGTACCCTTGGACAGACGATTGGGATTGCCGCATTCGGCACGTTGTTTAATGCTGTTATTGTACGTTATATGCAAAGAGAAGGGATTAAAGCGGGCGAAGGAGATATGAATCAGCTGCTTAACCCAGAGGCAGCGGCTCATCTGTCAGCCGAACTGCTTGCTTCCATGCGGGAAGGCTTGGCGTATGCGCTGCATAATGTATTTCTTGTTATGGTTGTCGTAGCGGCCCTATCCTTTGCGGCTGGATTTTTTATGCCGCGCCGCAACCCGAATTCCGCAACAGCCCGTCCTCAATAA